In Pelosinus sp. IPA-1, a single genomic region encodes these proteins:
- a CDS encoding CD1247 N-terminal domain-containing protein has translation MANIKERVAYLQGLTQGLNVSSHSAEGKLLINIIDVLDDMAEEFSNIQMVQEDLETYVESMDEDLTDLEEEVYDDVAGEELVEVQCPSCHETVSFESSLLEDEDDLEVSCPHCGETVYDSALEIEVTDIGDGQINNNFNYGLHPGI, from the coding sequence ATGGCAAATATTAAAGAACGAGTAGCTTATTTACAAGGATTAACGCAAGGGCTCAATGTCAGTTCTCACTCTGCCGAAGGTAAGTTGTTAATAAATATTATTGATGTCCTTGATGATATGGCTGAGGAATTTAGTAACATTCAGATGGTGCAAGAGGACTTAGAAACGTATGTAGAAAGTATGGATGAAGATTTAACAGATTTAGAAGAAGAAGTATATGATGATGTTGCTGGGGAAGAATTAGTAGAGGTGCAATGTCCTTCTTGTCACGAAACAGTTAGTTTTGAGTCCAGTTTATTAGAAGATGAAGATGATCTAGAAGTTTCATGTCCTCATTGTGGTGAAACTGTATATGATAGTGCATTAGAAATTGAGGTTACGGATATTGGTGATGGACAAATTAATAATAACTTTAATTATGGACTTCACCCAGGAATTTAG
- the spoIIIAA gene encoding stage III sporulation protein AA, with translation MTDSKLILVKNILEDYIYPVLPYKLVTMIREIPLEKLIDLTEIRLRVNQPPLLVLANTDILVSPMGKESTIHGKTYVCNQDDLQKTLQLISKNSLYAFEEELKMGFLTIDGGHRIGLTGQAIVNAGEVKALKHISSLNIRLAREVRGCADKIMPFIITKGGHVLNTLIISPPRCGKTTILRDLIRQISGGSKICKGLQVGVVDERSEIAACKNGVSTVDLGPRTDILDGCPKAIGMLMLIRSMSPAVIATDELGRVEDIYAVHEALNAGVSVLATVHGRNNNDLLYRPYVKELLENKSFDRYIILGDSPSVGTIERVIDSKSNEILWDITTK, from the coding sequence ATGACTGATAGTAAACTTATTTTAGTTAAGAATATCTTAGAAGATTATATCTATCCCGTCTTACCTTATAAGTTAGTCACTATGATACGAGAGATACCTTTAGAAAAATTAATTGACCTAACGGAAATAAGATTACGAGTAAATCAGCCCCCACTATTGGTATTAGCTAATACCGATATCCTTGTAAGCCCTATGGGAAAAGAATCAACTATTCATGGAAAAACTTATGTATGTAATCAAGATGACCTACAGAAAACATTGCAACTTATTAGTAAAAACTCACTATATGCCTTTGAGGAAGAGTTGAAAATGGGGTTTTTAACCATAGATGGTGGACATAGAATCGGTTTAACTGGACAGGCAATTGTAAATGCTGGAGAGGTTAAGGCACTAAAACACATAAGCTCTCTCAATATTCGTTTAGCTAGAGAGGTCAGGGGATGTGCTGACAAAATTATGCCATTTATTATTACTAAAGGAGGTCATGTCTTAAATACCCTAATTATTTCACCCCCCCGCTGCGGAAAAACTACAATTTTACGGGATCTTATAAGGCAAATAAGTGGAGGATCTAAAATATGTAAAGGGTTGCAAGTGGGGGTTGTTGATGAACGCTCAGAAATTGCTGCATGTAAGAACGGAGTCAGTACTGTTGATTTAGGGCCTCGTACCGATATACTTGATGGTTGCCCTAAAGCTATAGGTATGTTGATGTTGATTCGCTCAATGTCACCGGCTGTAATAGCAACAGATGAGCTGGGGAGGGTTGAAGATATATATGCCGTTCATGAAGCCTTAAATGCTGGTGTTAGCGTACTAGCAACGGTACATGGTCGGAATAATAACGACTTGTTATACCGACCGTATGTGAAAGAGTTATTAGAAAATAAGTCCTTTGACCGTTACATTATCTTGGGAGACAGTCCATCTGTCGGTACTATTGAAAGAGTTATCGATAGTAAAAGTAATGAAATTTTATGGGACATAACAACAAAGTAA
- the spoIIIAB gene encoding stage III sporulation protein SpoIIIAB, whose protein sequence is MLLKIIGSILVLITSSYIGFKMAASCQERPRHLRQIISCIASMRSYILYARVPLHEAVAQCTNGIYGPVATFFQKIATMLEKQTILTPQEVISKVLHEMQGSLMLNTPEIEVLHVLGGNLGHMNCTEQEKYLLLVIEQLERFENEATRLRDLNTKMYRYLGVCGGMAIVIILV, encoded by the coding sequence ATGTTGCTAAAAATAATAGGTAGTATTTTGGTGTTAATAACAAGTTCCTATATTGGGTTTAAAATGGCGGCCTCGTGCCAAGAAAGACCTCGCCATCTTCGGCAAATCATAAGTTGTATTGCATCAATGAGATCTTATATTTTATACGCCCGTGTTCCTCTACATGAAGCTGTGGCTCAATGTACGAATGGAATCTATGGGCCTGTAGCTACTTTTTTTCAGAAAATAGCCACTATGCTAGAAAAGCAAACAATATTGACTCCCCAGGAAGTGATAAGTAAGGTTTTACATGAAATGCAAGGGAGTTTAATGTTAAATACTCCAGAAATAGAAGTACTACATGTTTTAGGTGGAAATTTAGGTCACATGAATTGTACGGAGCAAGAAAAATACCTATTGTTAGTAATTGAACAGTTAGAGCGATTCGAGAATGAAGCAACAAGATTGCGCGATCTTAATACTAAAATGTATCGCTACTTAGGGGTTTGTGGGGGAATGGCTATAGTAATTATATTAGTCTAA
- the spoIIIAC gene encoding stage III sporulation protein AC, giving the protein MGLDILFKIAGVGILVSVFHTALKQAGKEDMAHLCTLAGFTVVLLWVVQLLGRLFTTVQDVFKLF; this is encoded by the coding sequence ATGGGCCTGGATATATTATTTAAGATTGCTGGTGTTGGTATTTTGGTTTCCGTTTTTCATACAGCACTAAAACAGGCTGGTAAAGAAGATATGGCACATTTATGTACACTGGCAGGATTTACTGTAGTTTTATTATGGGTTGTTCAATTATTAGGAAGACTATTTACTACAGTACAAGATGTTTTTAAGTTATTTTAA
- the spoIIIAD gene encoding stage III sporulation protein AD: protein MEIIQIVGLGFVVTLLILTIKRERPEIAVQLSLTLATIIFLIVLTKINVILNLFRDMADKANISQMYLNTILKIIGISYITEFGAQVCRDAGEGAVAGKIEFAGKVLVMVMAVPIIALVMDTIVRLIP, encoded by the coding sequence GTGGAAATTATTCAAATTGTCGGGCTTGGATTTGTTGTAACCTTACTTATCTTAACAATTAAACGAGAAAGGCCGGAAATTGCCGTACAGTTAAGTTTAACCTTAGCAACCATCATCTTTTTAATAGTTCTTACTAAAATTAATGTTATTCTAAATTTATTCCGTGATATGGCGGATAAAGCTAATATTAGTCAAATGTATTTAAATACGATATTAAAAATTATTGGTATTTCCTATATTACTGAATTTGGAGCTCAAGTATGCCGAGATGCAGGCGAAGGAGCAGTAGCAGGTAAAATTGAATTTGCAGGTAAAGTGTTAGTTATGGTAATGGCCGTTCCTATTATCGCTTTGGTAATGGATACCATTGTCAGATTGATTCCATGA
- the spoIIIAE gene encoding stage III sporulation protein AE has protein sequence MKIFIMAIVWLMISITSVFANPLNSVEIEQQLLEKVSPENINQFIQQVNQELNDEMPLLNSDTIHGIATQGLNVSWQHLRQSIIANFFHEITVSTHLMGKLLFLAVLCAMLQNLQNSFEKSSISLLAYSVCFIFMSSIALTAFYNTLKLASQTVGYMVGFMEALLPLLMSLLAGVGAITSASLFTPLMLFVISSMSVIVKDVVLPLLFLTAALECLNFLSDTYRLSNLASILKQSGMIILGFSMVIFIGVITIQGTAGSIADGLALRTAKFATATFIPVVGKMFADTVELVMGASLLLKNAVGIFGIIIVSMICILPLIKILSLILVIKISGALVQPLGDEKMAKCLDSIGNNLFLVFGAVLTVALMFFLDITMILAAGSAAMMLR, from the coding sequence ATGAAAATATTTATTATGGCAATAGTATGGCTAATGATTAGCATAACTAGTGTTTTTGCCAATCCCTTAAATAGTGTTGAAATTGAGCAGCAACTATTAGAGAAAGTTTCTCCTGAAAACATTAATCAATTTATTCAGCAAGTTAATCAAGAACTAAATGATGAGATGCCCTTATTAAATAGTGACACCATTCATGGTATAGCAACTCAAGGCTTAAATGTAAGCTGGCAACATCTCAGGCAATCCATAATTGCAAATTTCTTTCACGAAATAACAGTAAGTACTCATTTAATGGGTAAATTATTATTTCTAGCAGTATTATGTGCTATGTTACAAAATCTACAGAATTCATTTGAAAAATCTAGTATTTCTTTATTAGCCTATAGTGTTTGTTTTATTTTTATGTCATCGATTGCTCTAACTGCTTTTTATAATACATTAAAATTAGCAAGTCAAACAGTGGGGTATATGGTTGGATTTATGGAGGCTTTGTTACCCCTTTTAATGTCACTCTTAGCAGGAGTTGGGGCGATAACTTCTGCAAGTTTGTTTACTCCCTTAATGTTATTTGTCATAAGTAGTATGAGTGTTATTGTTAAAGATGTGGTTTTGCCTTTGTTATTTTTAACAGCAGCTCTTGAATGCTTAAACTTTCTTTCTGATACATACCGTTTAAGTAATTTAGCGAGTATATTAAAACAATCAGGCATGATAATACTCGGCTTTTCAATGGTAATATTTATTGGAGTTATTACAATTCAAGGTACAGCAGGTAGTATTGCCGATGGGCTAGCACTGCGCACGGCAAAATTCGCAACAGCAACCTTTATTCCTGTAGTAGGCAAAATGTTTGCCGACACGGTGGAATTAGTAATGGGCGCATCCCTACTTTTAAAAAATGCAGTTGGAATTTTTGGTATTATCATAGTATCTATGATTTGCATACTTCCCTTAATTAAGATATTATCTTTAATTTTGGTGATAAAAATTTCTGGTGCATTAGTACAACCACTAGGTGATGAAAAAATGGCAAAATGTCTTGATTCTATAGGAAATAATTTATTTTTAGTATTTGGTGCAGTATTAACAGTTGCTTTAATGTTTTTTTTAGATATAACCATGATTCTAGCTGCAGGTAGTGCAGCTATGATGCTGAGGTAG
- the spoIIIAF gene encoding stage III sporulation protein AF, with product MFTGWVKYIIFVVLFASFLELLLPSSSMQRFVRVIMGLFIMLAIMNPIISIVQNHLIPTNQIPALSTNFGNSIMNDSMNMSNDREKLSLELYKKELAQQMKILVMAIDGVADVHVNIEVNTVKNSSIVSGIESVILYIKPGLSAKDRKVAAVSKITIGEQKDKSEDPYIDLKKRISEIVTELYQIPKEKIEVKTIHP from the coding sequence ATGTTTACTGGCTGGGTTAAATATATTATTTTTGTTGTTTTATTTGCATCATTTTTAGAACTTTTATTACCAAGTAGTAGTATGCAACGATTTGTCAGGGTAATCATGGGATTATTTATTATGTTAGCAATTATGAATCCAATTATTTCAATAGTACAAAATCATTTAATACCAACAAACCAAATACCAGCACTGAGTACAAATTTTGGTAATTCCATAATGAATGATTCAATGAACATGTCTAACGATCGTGAAAAGTTATCTCTTGAACTGTATAAAAAAGAATTAGCCCAGCAAATGAAAATTTTAGTAATGGCTATTGATGGTGTAGCCGATGTTCATGTAAATATAGAAGTTAATACCGTCAAGAATAGCAGTATAGTAAGTGGTATTGAAAGTGTTATTTTATATATTAAGCCGGGTTTATCGGCAAAGGATCGGAAAGTTGCTGCCGTATCAAAGATAACGATTGGCGAACAAAAAGATAAATCTGAAGACCCATATATAGATCTAAAAAAAAGAATCTCGGAGATAGTAACAGAGCTTTACCAAATTCCCAAAGAAAAAATTGAAGTAAAGACTATACATCCATAA